GGCtctggggagagagaactgggaatcAGATCAACCCCATTCTACAGCTGGCTGAATACGCCGATGTCTACAGGACAGAGCTCCCTTATACTTTATCTTTACACTCAGCTTCCTAGACTTTGGGTCCCCATAGAAAGCTCTTAGGGGCTCAGAACATAGCTCCTGTTCGTCCTAAGCACGTCTTCTCGGAGTTACCCTGAACCACgcctacccccaaccccaactgCTATGGTCCAAATGGTAGTTCTGCACTTGGGGCTTCTTTCACTGCAaagctccccccgccccccatgaCTCACGAGGCTTAACGTCAACCCCACCCGGACCCCCAGCCTTTGAGTCATGGTTGAAATGACGGAGACTGACAAAATTCTTGAACACTGAATTCCTGCCATCTCTCTGGGTCTTTGGTTAGCTTATCTGAGTGACAGGCAATTCTCCCTGGACAGACCTGACCATTCAAGCATAGCAGTTTCGACTGCCAGAGATTGCCAGCCTAGCCAGGCTCTACAAGTCTCCTGGTCCTGGCTGGAGGGAAGAGCACATACATGGCAGTCTATGCGAATTGTCTACTATGTAACCTTGGCAAATGACTTAATACCTCGGCTTGCTTAGCTTTAAAAGTGTCAGTACCCACTGTCCCGCAGGACTTCCGAGTCCCTGTAGGCTCATGtggctgcccctgcctcccttccaAGGCGTCTTTGTCCTCTCACCTTGACCCAGAGGTCCAAGTGCACCTTGTACTGCCTCTGCTGTTCCTCCGCCAGCTTCTTATAGTGCTCCTTCTGGCTCTGGGAGATGCGCTGCCAGCGGCTGCCGATCTCCACCATGCGCTCCTTCAGCGGCAGGTGGTTTAGCTCCCCATTTGACAGCAGCTCCTGGGAGAACTTCTGGTAACCGTTCCTGCAGCGTGGGGTGACAGGGAAATTCAGGGTCCTAAGGGAGTCGCCTTCTAGCCCTGTCTACACCAGGATAGGTCCCAGCCTCAGGCTTACATAGGAGGTTTCTTGGGCTCCCCCTGGAACTTCATCTTCTTGGAAGAGTTTGTAGCAGCTGGAGGGGCCCGCATCTCACTTAACTCTCTctgtggagagagatggagaggtcATGCTCACAcccacactccccaccccactggTGGGGGAGAAACCGCCTGGGATGGGATTTGGAGTCCCGACACTGCAGGGGTTAAGGCAGGAGGAACTAGAGTTGGGAGTGGTAGCTAGCTAGGATCCAGAGCACGATTCTTCTCAAAACAACTGCTGGACAAGTCACTGCACCAAGAGGGAGGGCCATTTCAAAATGCTTCATGAAATGGAAGTagtccacccccaacccccacccccgcagaATCACCCAAGAGGCTAGGACCTTGACTCCCACCTAGCCTATGCCAGGCTGGAAGTTAAGAGACTGGCTGCCCCCCCTGGCCCATCATGGAGGCAAGTGGCCCAGTCCCTTCCCACCTCATATCGTTTTTGGTCTTCTGCTGCCTTCTTAATCCACATcagcttctccttcttctccatgTTGTTCCAAGTCATCTCCATGGCTTTCAAGGCTTTCACCCGGTCATTCTAAGGTACAAACCCGGGGTATCAGTTGTAGGGGGAGTCCTGTTGCCGGAGACCACAAACCAATCCTTCCTCACTCTCCGATACCTTGAAGCGGGCTAGATAGTCTCCAATGACACTCTGCTGCCAGATTTCCTCAGCTCTCTTGGGCGACTCGGGCAGCTTGCCCCTATCTTCACGCTCCCCGCCCGGCTTTCTCTCAGTCTGCGCCTTCAGCGCAGCTTCCCGGGCCTTGTATTTAGCCTATAGAAAAAGCAAGGGTGTTAGCATTCTGGCCACCCCTAGGGGGCGCGCTAAGCCCACCCAGCATCCGTGGCCCGCTCCCTGTGAGGAGGGCGGGGCCGGCAGAAGCCGTGGGCAGCCAGTGACGTCCATCAAGCTCCGCCCCACCCATGGGGCAGCTCTCCAAGGGAACCAACAACGAGGCTGAAGGCTTCCCTTCTTCCGGCTCCCGCCCCAGCAACTGACTCCGGGTACACGTGTGATTCACTTCGGGTGCTGGGGAGCGGCCGTAACCGCGCGCATGCAAGTGGCCCAGGAGACCCTTAGGGAAGatcagttgggggggggggtctatccAAGGCCCGACCTTCTTCTTCTCGGACAAGTCGTTCCACATGCGGGCCAGCAGGCGGGTCAGCTCGCTCTCGGAGAGCTCAGGTCGCTCCTCCTGTAGCTGCCTTCGCTTCTCCTCCGAGAAGATGAACATGGCAGACACAGGCCGCTTGGGCTTCTCGGAGCCACCCTAAGGGAAGCACGGGGAGTAGCAGAGGTCCAATTGCCACTAGCCTCCTCCCGTGAGCGGCTCCACCCCGGCCCCCACCCCCATGGGTGTGGGTCACTCACCTTGCCACCTTCCTGGGAAGGCTTCTTGGAGGCGGGACTGGTGGTCTGCTTCTTATTGATGTTCAGCATCTTCTCCTCCCCCAGCACCCGCTGCTGCTCTTCCTCGGGCAAGCTCTGTGTAGGCAGAAGGGCACGGGgctgcagcaggcaggcaggctcctCCGACTCCAGAACGCACCCTCTGCCCACCTCAAGTTGGTGCCTACTTACCTCAAGGAACCGCAGCAGCTCCACCtcataatctttctttttctaggaaaGTAAGGGGATTCAGTCAGTCGGGGACAGCCTCCATTCTCCTGGGCCAGTCGGCCTCAGCAGGCCCCTAGGGACTGGGTGTAACCTTCTCACCCCCCTAAAGATGGCAGCCAAGAGGCCTGACAAGACAGGGAGGCTAAACCCGACCCAGGTTGAAAGGAGGCGCCTGTCATCAGTGAGCTACTGAGCCCAGGCAAAGCTCATGCGTGAAAGCCCAAGTCAAGACCCGGAGCTCAAGGTGGCCTGGCCCCTGCCCTGCGCACCTGGTCACATTTCTTGTGATACGCATCCTTCTCCTTCTGCGAGAGCAGCTTCCATTGCTGGCTGCATAGCACCATGCGCTCTGTGCTGGGCACATCCTTCATGTTGGCCATGAGCTCGGCACAGTACAGGGAGTAGCTGTTCCTATTGAATCCAGAGGAAGGCACACTCATCAGCAAGCGGGACTGGGTTCAAGTCCTCTACTAACTCAACTCCCCGACGGCCCGCTCGCCCACCCATCCAGGGCGGTGCTCACGGAGGCGGCTTGGTGGGTCGCCCATCGAACTTGTCCTTGAGCTGACGCTCGGCCTTGGTGAGGGTGGACTTGGTGATACCTTCCTCACTGATGTTCAGCTCAGGGTGCTTCTGGATATAGTCCCGCATGATCTCCTGCAGAGGGAGGTAGGGGAGCGGAGGGTGATGGGGGTGTGGGGTTAGCGGGGACACCATAAGGGGGAGAGCcgctggggaggggaggcagggagcaaAGCTGGGGATggccgtgtgtctgtgtgtctgctgcGATATGGTGTCCTGCTCTGCCCTAGCCTGAGATCTCTCGGGTGGGACGGGGCTTGTGAGACGGTAGGGGCAGAGGCAAGGGGCCCGAAAGGCCCCTCCCTCAGTAGGAGGTCAGGGAACGACTGCCACGTGCAGAACGCTGTGGCACGAGTCAGAGGGCAAAGGCTCTTGAAGAGCCGGATGGGGAGGAGCGCAGCGGAAGCCTAACCTCGTACTCCTTCCGCTGCTCCAGGGCCTTATGAATCCATTTCAGCCTCTTTTTGTCCGAGAGCTGAGACCACTGCTTCCCCAGGGAGTCCTTCACCTCCTTCGTAGTGGCCTGCAAACCAAAAGCCgtcagacacacacaggcagccaggggcaggggagggggggaggggcacagaggGCCCCGCCCCCCTCGGGCCACAGGAGGTCACACAAGTGTCCACCGCAGGCCAGGAGGGTAAGGTGGAGAGGCAGGGATCCGCCTTGGTGCGAGggacaggctcacacacacacacattcgcacGCCAGCTGGCCCAGGCCCTGTCCATGCAATCCCCCCACTGGGGAGGggcctcctctcctgctcccctgCACCACACCCGGCCACCAGGCGCGGCTCCCCCCTTGCCACCGCCGTGTACCCTCCACCCCTACCCTTTGGCCAGACACTCACATCCGGCCGCACTTTgagatacaccttcttctcatgGGTGTACCACAGTTGCTGGGGAGTTTTGGGCTTCTCGGGGATGTCCGACTTCTTGGCATTCTGGATAAGGTCAGGGTGATCCTCCCTAACCAGGGGACGGGAGCCAAGGGTCAGCAGGGGACACCGTTAGGGCAGACCCCAGCTAGCTGCCCAAGCCAAGCCTTTTAGGCCTTCCTGCGGGAGCTTGGTGGAAGTTAGTGGCTGGCAACCTGTCCCTGCCCCTGAACCTGACGCTGCAGTCTACACAAGACGTCCACGTTTCATGGACGGTCACTTCTAGTCTCCAGCCAGTTATTTATCCTACCACACCCAGTGCCCCATAGCCCTCCTCTGCCTTACCTGAATCGGGCCAGGTTTCGCTCGAACTCCTGTTTCTCCCTCTGGAAGTCCTGAATATATTTCATctgaggggaggaggggatggggtcACCCAGGACCCAAGGCCTACTTTACCCAGACCATCTAGAAAAAGCCACCCTCCTCTGTGACTGCTTTGCTTCCTGTCTGGTTCCTGTGCCTCTAGTGAGCTGACTTACAGTAAGCTTGGTGACTTAACAGCCAGGTAGTGGGATTTACAGGGAGACCCCCAGTAACCATCTCCACATTAAGACAGAATGCCCCAGAAGCCATGGGACATCACATCACCCAGAGGTGAACAGTGACAGGTTAGGACTACCCGGCACTTTCCAACACCACAGAACTCCCTCGAGTCTCGTGCCTGGTATTCTGGCTGCTGTTGCTCCCTCTTCCCACCATCTCTGTGGCAGCTGATGTTGGTCTATCCCCTCAGGGGTGGCTAACAGCACCAGGGAGGCTAAATTCTGCTTCTGAGGCAGCAGAGGATATTGTTGAAGGGGCATGAGATGAGTTCTTACAAAGTAAACCACCTCCCAATAAACCGTCAACGTCAGCGTCAGCTCTGGGTCTCCGGCACTCCTGTCTTCCGGGTCACTATCCGCTCCTGCCTCATCCCTTCCTCTGCGCTCCTGGAGTCCCAGGCTTTTAgaaccccctcctccctccttttatACCTCTTCCCTCTTGCATAacatccatttctccttccttcctctctcagttCTAGGTCAAGATAGCACTGGAAGGGACCAGAGGCTCACAACCGAACCAGACTCCTCCTTGTAAGAGGCATCAGGAGC
This sequence is a window from Mus pahari chromosome 14, PAHARI_EIJ_v1.1, whole genome shotgun sequence. Protein-coding genes within it:
- the Ubtf gene encoding nucleolar transcription factor 1 isoform X2; amino-acid sequence: MNGEADCPTDLEMAAPKGQDRWSQEDMLTLLECMKNNLPSNDSSKFKTTESHMDWEKVAFKDFSGDMCKLKWVEISNEVRKFRTLTELILDAQEHVKNPYKGKKLKKHPDFPKKPLTPYFRFFMEKRAKYAKLHPEMSNLDLTKILSKKYKELPEKKKMKYIQDFQREKQEFERNLARFREDHPDLIQNAKKSDIPEKPKTPQQLWYTHEKKVYLKVRPDEIMRDYIQKHPELNISEEGITKSTLTKAERQLKDKFDGRPTKPPPNSYSLYCAELMANMKDVPSTERMVLCSQQWKLLSQKEKDAYHKKCDQKKKDYEVELLRFLESLPEEEQQRVLGEEKMLNINKKQTTSPASKKPSQEGGKGGSEKPKRPVSAMFIFSEEKRRQLQEERPELSESELTRLLARMWNDLSEKKKAKYKAREAALKAQTERKPGGEREDRGKLPESPKRAEEIWQQSVIGDYLARFKNDRVKALKAMEMTWNNMEKKEKLMWIKKAAEDQKRYERELSEMRAPPAATNSSKKMKFQGEPKKPPMNGYQKFSQELLSNGELNHLPLKERMVEIGSRWQRISQSQKEHYKKLAEEQQRQYKVHLDLWVKSLSPQDRAAYKEYISNKRKNMTKLRGPNPKSSRTTLQSKSESEEEEEEEEEDDDEEEEEEDDENGDSSEDGGDSSESSSEDESEDGDENDDDDDDEDDEDDDDEDEDNESEGSSSSSSSSGDSSDSDSN
- the Ubtf gene encoding nucleolar transcription factor 1 isoform X1, with amino-acid sequence MNGEADCPTDLEMAAPKGQDRWSQEDMLTLLECMKNNLPSNDSSKFKTTESHMDWEKVAFKDFSGDMCKLKWVEISNEVRKFRTLTELILDAQEHVKNPYKGKKLKKHPDFPKKPLTPYFRFFMEKRAKYAKLHPEMSNLDLTKILSKKYKELPEKKKMKYIQDFQREKQEFERNLARFREDHPDLIQNAKKSDIPEKPKTPQQLWYTHEKKVYLKVRPDATTKEVKDSLGKQWSQLSDKKRLKWIHKALEQRKEYEEIMRDYIQKHPELNISEEGITKSTLTKAERQLKDKFDGRPTKPPPNSYSLYCAELMANMKDVPSTERMVLCSQQWKLLSQKEKDAYHKKCDQKKKDYEVELLRFLESLPEEEQQRVLGEEKMLNINKKQTTSPASKKPSQEGGKGGSEKPKRPVSAMFIFSEEKRRQLQEERPELSESELTRLLARMWNDLSEKKKAKYKAREAALKAQTERKPGGEREDRGKLPESPKRAEEIWQQSVIGDYLARFKNDRVKALKAMEMTWNNMEKKEKLMWIKKAAEDQKRYERELSEMRAPPAATNSSKKMKFQGEPKKPPMNGYQKFSQELLSNGELNHLPLKERMVEIGSRWQRISQSQKEHYKKLAEEQQRQYKVHLDLWVKSLSPQDRAAYKEYISNKRKNMTKLRGPNPKSSRTTLQSKSESEEEEEEEEEDDDEEEEEEDDENGDSSEDGGDSSESSSEDESEDGDENDDDDDDEDDEDDDDEDEDNESEGSSSSSSSSGDSSDSDSN